The bacterium DNA segment GTGCACCGTGCCGGGGATAAATTCCTCCTCGCGCTCCTGGTCCGAACGCACGTCGACCAGAACCACGGCGTCCCGGTCAAGGAGCGCCTTGAGTTCGCCCGCGTCGATCTGCGTCGCGGAAGGAAAACCCGCCTGCTCGGCGATATCGCGCGCCGGCTCGGGCGCCGCGTCGGATTTGGCGACGGGCGGCATGTCGAGCGACGGATTGAAATCCTCGTCGCGCTTGTCGCCCACGATCACGCGCCAGAGATTCTTCAACATGTTTCGACTCCCGCATTTCGGCTCGCCGTTCGGCGTGCCACGAATCTCCAAGTCAAACACAAACCGGGCCGGCACGCACGCACGCGCGACCGATTGCGTTACGCCGGAGGCCAAATCAGGCCGTCAGCCGCCGGAACGCCATCAGCACCGCCGTCAATACGCCGTACAGCACCGCCGCGAGAGCGAGCACGTTCGTGTAGCCGTGGTTGATGATCATCGCCATCGCGAACGTGGCGCCCGCGACCGACGATAGCGTGCTGATGCCATAGGTGACGGGAATCGCGGCGTCGTTCCCGCGCCTTGCGAGCCACGTGACGACATACGGATAGAAAAGCCCAAGACAAAAACCCGCGGGCGCGAGCACGAGCGTCGCCAGCGGGATCTTGGCGGCAAGCGGCATGCCGATGCGCGCCTTGATGAGCACGGTCATGGCCCAACTCGTCGAAAGGACGATCGCCGCGACGAAGATCGGCATCGCGCGCATGGGCAGCCGGTCGCCGATGCGGTGAAAGACCGTGGCGCCGGCCGCGTTCGTCAGAAGAAAGATCGAAAGCAGGAGCGCCATGGAATAGAGCGGGCTCTCCAGGAACAACTCCATTTTTCCGAGATAGGTGATCTCGACGAGCATGTAGCAAAACCCGGTGACGACGAGGTAAAGCATCATGCCCGGCGGGGGCATCGTGACGCGCGTCGCGTAGAGCGCGGCAAGAATGCCCGCGAGCAAAACGCCGATCGCCAAAAGCGTCGTGATCTTGATCCAGCTCCGGTAGTACGCGCGCGAATCCAGCTTTTTCATCGACGGGAAAAGCCGCCATCGCTTGAAGTCGAGCTTGCGCGCATAAGGCCGATCGTCGGTGACGAGCCGCTCCGGGTCCGGCGGATTCTCGACGCTCGCCGTGTAGCGCGGATGGTTTTTCAGCCGGTGCGGCGCGTAGCGCAACAGGCCCGGATATTCCCGGACGACCGCGGCGGTTTCGTCGCGCGCGAACGGCCGAAGCGAGTAGATGAGATCGTCGCAGCGTGTCGTCCGTTTGGCGAAGATCATGACGCGCTCCGAAAGCGGCCCCTGGCCCCGTTCGGCGGAAAGCCATTTCAACGATTCGACGAGGTGCGCCGACGGATGACAGCGGAAAACAAGCAGACCGTCGGCGCGCAAGTGGTCGAGGTAGGCGGCCATCGCCTCTTTCGTGTCGAGGTATTTGCGGCTGTGTCCGCTCTTGTATTGCGATGTCGCCGCGTCCGATCCCACGTAGATGACGTCGTAGCGGTTCGGATCATTGTCCAGAAACCGCCGCCCCTCCTTGATCTCCATGTGCACGTTCGGCCGCGCGTAAAACTCGCGCAGGTGGTAGCCGGCCAGCGGAGCGGGTTCGGTCGCGAACTTGATGACCAGCGGATTGAGCTCGACGCCCGTCAGCCGGCTTTTTCCGCCGCCATGCGCCGCGTATTCGATCATCTGCTTGCCGCTTCCCGCGAACATGACGAGCACATCGTCCGTGGGACGATTCAGGAGGAACGGAAGGCGGATGTCCTGGCGCATCGAAGGCGTCGCGCCTTCGGGGCGATACGGCTCGACGTAAACGTTGCTTTCCGCGTTGTCGTGAATGATCTGGTAGGTCGGCTTGTCTCGCCCCGCCCTTTGCAGGCGAAGCAGGGACACGCGCGAGAACTCGTTCCAGCGGTGCGCGATCTCGGTGACGGTCACCTTTTTCGTGTAACCGAGCGCGTGCCGCATGTCGTAGCGCCCCTCGAGAAACACGAGCACGGGCAGGATCAGGAGCGCAACCGGCACGAGCCGCCGCAACCGCGCGCGGCGTGCGCCGCCTTCCGGCGCGAGCGCCGCCAAAAGCGAAAGCGCCACGAGCCCCGTGGCGA contains these protein-coding regions:
- a CDS encoding rhodanese-like domain-containing protein is translated as MLKNLWRVIVGDKRDEDFNPSLDMPPVAKSDAAPEPARDIAEQAGFPSATQIDAGELKALLDRDAVVLVDVRSDQEREEEFIPGTVHIPVQEFEQRWTELEQYKDREIVLHCLSGMRSDYARQFLKRKGFERVRNWPGSVSDWEELGNRVERK